The window CCAAAGCCGGTCACGATGTACGAGCCGCTCTTCGCGTCCCGCTTCAACGTGATGACCTTCGCCTTCTCGGCGGCCTCGAGCAGCTCGGAGAACGCGCGGAATCCGTAGTAGCTCTCGTTGAACGACGGGTACTTGCGCTGCATCGTCTGCTTGACCATCGAGCCCCAGAGGACTTCCTTGTTCTCGCGCTTGAGCGCGAGCATGGAGTCGATGAGGAGCGAGAAGGCCTCGGCGGTCTTCTCGGGGAGCCCTTGCAGGGACGGCGCCTTCGTCTTCTCGCGGATGAGGTCCTCGTAGTAGAGGAACTCGTCGCAGTTGTCGATCAGGAGCTCGGAGGTCGAGCCCTTCACGCCGAAGCCGAGGACCTGCTTGTTGTTCTCCTTCAGCTTCGAGACGAGCGGCGAGAAGTCGGAGTCGCCCGAGCCGATCACGAACGTCGTGATGTGGGCCTTGTTCGAGGCAAGATCCATCGCGTCCACGACCATCCGAATGTCGGCGGAGTTCTTGCCCGTCATGCGGTGCTGCGGGATGTCGATCAGCTCGAACGCGGCCTCGTGGAAGGCGCGCTTGTACTCGAGATAGCGGCTCCAGTCCGCGTACGCGCGCTTGTAGACGATCTTCCCCTTCTCGAGCAGGCGCGAGATCAGGAGCTTGACGTCGAACTTCGGATGGCCGGTCTCGCGGAGGCCGATCAGAAGGTTGTCGATGTCGATGAAGAGGGCGAGGTTCTGTTCTTCGGTATTCATGGCGGAAGAAGGGGGCGGGCCGCCGACTCCCTCGCCGAACCCCGCGGGCACCCAGCCCGGGGCGAACGGCAGGGCCAGAACGGCCGGCATCGGCGGGGGCGGAGGGGGAATGGGCGAAGGCTCCGCCTCGGGGAACGGCAGGTCGGTGGCGTCCGCGGCGGGCTTCTTGGCGGTTGTCCGGCCGCGTCCGCCTCGGCGGCGCCGCCGGACGGCGCCCGCCTTCGGGGCGGCTTCGTGTTCGGTCACGGGAGCGCATTGTCGCACGGATCGGCGGCCCGCGCCGGGTGCGACAATCGTGCCGTGAGCGCCGCTCCCCTCCTGTTCGACCTTGCGAACCGCGGGACCGTCGTCCTGACCGGCAAGGACCGCGCGACGTTCCTCCACGGCCTCGTCACGAACGACGTGAAGAAGCTGACGCCCGGGCAGGGCTGCGCGGCGGCGTTCCTGACGGCGAAGGGCAGGATGCTCGCGGAGTGCGTCGTCCTCTGCGAGGCCGAGCGCCTCGTCCTCGACACGCCGCCCGAGCTCTCGGCGACGGTGGAGAGCCTCCTCAGGACCTACCTCGTGTTCAACGACGTGACGATCACGAACGAGACGGAGGAGATAGCTGTCCTTCACCTCACGGGCGAAGACGGGGGAAACGCCGTTGAAGATTTTCTTAGAAGGTTGATTGGGCATGGCGCGGGCGGCCCCTTGCCGCTAGAACCCCACGCAAGCCACGCCGCGCAATTCACTTTCAAAGAAATCTCTTCCTCGTCTTCTCTTTCTCTCCTCCTCGTCCGCGAGAACCGCACGGGCGTCCCCGGCTGGGACCTCCGCGTCCCCTCTTCACTTTCAAAAGAAATCTTCTCTTCTCTACTCTTCTCCGGAGCACGCCCCGCGACGCCTGCCGAATTCGAGAGCCGCCGCATCGCCGCCGGCATTCCGCTCTGGGGCGCGGAGCTGACGGAGGCCGTCCTGCCCGACGAGGCCGGACTGCGCGAACGCGGCTTCATCTCGGAGAACAAGGGCTGCTACGTCGGCCAGGAGATCGTCGCGCGCATCAAGACGTACGGACACGTCAATCGCAAGCTCGTCCGGCTCGCCGTGACCGGGGGAATTCCGAGGGCCGGAGAGAAGATCTTCTTTGAAGGTGAAGAGTGCGGCGTCATCACGAGTGCGACCGCCGGCGGCGCTCCGGGCGGCGCCGTGGCCCTCGCGTACGTGAAGCGGGACCGCGCGGCGGCGGGTACTGCCTTGACCGTCTCTTCACTTGCAGGAACTCTCTCCGCGTCCGTCGCCCCCGGCGCGCCCGTGCCGCTTGGCTGAGCCCCTTCCCTCCGGGCGGCCGCGGGACTTCCGCCCCTACATCGCGCTCCTCGCCGTCCAGCTGTGCTTCGGCAGCTTCCCCATCTTCGGGAAGCTGGCACTCGCGGAAACGGCGCCGCTCGTCCTCGCCGCGTTTCGCGCCGTTGCGGGCGCCGTGGCCCTCACGCTGCTCGCCCGGATCCTCGACCCCGGCGGCGGAGCCTTCGACGCGAAGGACCGGCGCAGGCTGATCCTGCTCTCGTTTTTCGGCATCGTCGCAAACCAGGTTCTCTTCATCTTCGGTCTT is drawn from Acidobacteriota bacterium and contains these coding sequences:
- a CDS encoding NYN domain-containing protein encodes the protein MNTEEQNLALFIDIDNLLIGLRETGHPKFDVKLLISRLLEKGKIVYKRAYADWSRYLEYKRAFHEAAFELIDIPQHRMTGKNSADIRMVVDAMDLASNKAHITTFVIGSGDSDFSPLVSKLKENNKQVLGFGVKGSTSELLIDNCDEFLYYEDLIREKTKAPSLQGLPEKTAEAFSLLIDSMLALKRENKEVLWGSMVKQTMQRKYPSFNESYYGFRAFSELLEAAEKAKVITLKRDAKSGSYIVTGFG